A portion of the Hydractinia symbiolongicarpus strain clone_291-10 chromosome 10, HSymV2.1, whole genome shotgun sequence genome contains these proteins:
- the LOC130613017 gene encoding lens fiber major intrinsic protein-like, translating into MLVYKNQEEATVAWNEVGCMYDLVFALRMANEEDRKISTYETYVSSPNERTVLIVRPRQETWQEQFGMTELKSLNFWKSILAEFVLTLLFILVSCGCTLTSKTSLHQGICVGYLVSVLIAVSLEQSGYFNPAISFGLLVARTIKVTRFLFYVAAQIAGGLSGAGLLYLYTPREVRQHIGVLSLNPLISDGIGFVIEMTLTFLLMWTVLATRDRKNGYIGFQAPLAIGFSVTVGIMLGLPFTGAAMNPVRAFAPGIIMNQLSNHWVYWVGPLVGALLGSLSYEFVFKLENDDSKRDIPTVQLNFNSTTSNL; encoded by the exons ATGTTGGTGTATAAAAATCAGGAG GAGGCAACAGTAGCTTGGAACGAGGTTGGGTGTATGTACGATCTTGTTTTTGCTCTGAG AATGGCGAACGAAGAAGACCGCAAAATATCTACGTACGAGACATATGTATCGAGTCCCAACGAACGCACAGTACTTATTGTGAGACCTAGACAAGAAACATGGCAAGAACAATTTGGAATGACGGAACTAAAATCACTTAACTTTTGGAAGTCCATTTTGGCAGAATTTGTCCTAACTTTACTTTTCATTTTGGTATCGTGTGGATGTACCTTAACATCAAAAACTAGTTTACACCAAGGGATATGTGTTGGTTATCTTGTATCAGTTTTAATAGCTGTCAGTTTAGAGCAAAGTGGTTATTTTAATCCAGCTATTTCTTTTGGTTTGCTAGTTGCTAGGACAATAAAAGTAACGAGATTTTTGTTTTATGTGGCTGCTCAGATTGCCGGAG GTCTTTCCGGCGCTGGTCTATTGTACCTGTACACACCACGCGAAGTTCGTCAACATATTGGTGTTCTTTCATTAAATCCATTGATTTCTGATGGAATCGGTTTCGTGATCGAGATGACGCTGACTTTCTTACTGATGTGGACAGTGCTAGCGACGAGAGATCGGAAAAACGGATACATCGGCTTCCAAGCTCCACTTGCGATTGGTTTTTCAGTTACCGTTGGAATCATGCTAGGA TTGCCGTTCACGGGCGCAGCAATGAATCCTGTGAGAGCATTTGCACCAGGAATTATCATGAATCAACTATCCAATCACTGG GTTTACTGGGTTGGACCGTTGGTTGGAGCATTGCTGGGGTCCCTGTCGTacgaatttgtttttaaactagAGAATGACGACAGCAAAAGAGATATTCCAACTGTCCAATTGAATTTCAACTCTACCACTTCAAATTTGTAA